One Paenibacillus riograndensis SBR5 DNA segment encodes these proteins:
- a CDS encoding glycoside hydrolase family 13 protein, translating into MNKQWWKESVVYQIYPRSFQDSNGDGIGDLQGIISRLDYLEQLGINVVWLCPVYQSPNDDNGYDISNYQSIMNDFGTLADWEELLAGLHARGMKLIMDLVVNHSSDEHAWFAESRKSPDSPYRDYYIWRAGKDGHEPNNWGSFFSGPAWEYDAQTDEYFLHLFSRKQPDLNWDNPKLRREIYDMMTWWLDKGIDGFRMDVINLISKVPELPSVVKDQEDGERSYHFGGEYFVNGPRVHEYMQEMNREVLSKYDIMTVGEAIGVTPEEAALYVGEDRNELHMLFHFELMEVDSGPRGKWDVRPWKLADIKSIFSKWQTALHGKGWNSLYLNNHDQPRMLSRFGDDKHYPKESAKMLATLLHTLQGTPYIYQGEEIGMTNVKFDSISEYKDIEILNMYKEYRAAGHAEEEIMNSIYIKGRDNGRTPMQWSAEPQAGFTTGTPWLAVNPNYTEINVEQALADPDSIFHYYKKLIELRKSHDIFVYGDYAILAEEHEQVYAYLRTLGEERLLVMLNFFGRPAAFELPACVVFQDKTLVIANYGVQPEEDIRSLSLRPYEARVYRLR; encoded by the coding sequence ATGAACAAGCAATGGTGGAAAGAAAGTGTAGTGTACCAAATCTACCCCCGCAGCTTTCAAGACAGCAATGGAGACGGCATCGGTGATCTTCAAGGGATAATCTCCCGGCTTGATTATTTGGAGCAGCTGGGCATCAACGTGGTCTGGCTGTGCCCGGTATACCAGTCGCCCAATGACGATAACGGCTATGATATCAGCAATTATCAGAGTATCATGAATGATTTCGGCACACTCGCTGACTGGGAGGAACTGCTTGCCGGACTTCACGCCCGCGGTATGAAGCTGATTATGGATCTGGTGGTCAACCACTCCTCGGATGAGCATGCCTGGTTCGCTGAATCGCGCAAATCCCCGGACAGCCCTTACCGGGACTATTACATCTGGCGCGCGGGCAAGGACGGGCATGAGCCTAACAATTGGGGTTCCTTCTTCAGCGGCCCGGCCTGGGAATATGATGCGCAGACTGACGAATATTTCCTGCACCTGTTCTCCCGGAAGCAGCCGGATCTGAATTGGGACAATCCGAAGCTGCGGCGGGAAATTTACGATATGATGACCTGGTGGCTCGATAAAGGCATCGACGGGTTCCGCATGGACGTAATCAACCTGATCTCCAAGGTTCCAGAGCTTCCCAGTGTGGTGAAGGACCAGGAGGACGGCGAGCGGAGCTACCATTTTGGCGGTGAATATTTCGTAAACGGTCCGCGCGTGCATGAATACATGCAGGAAATGAACCGGGAGGTACTGTCCAAATATGACATTATGACTGTCGGTGAAGCCATCGGCGTTACCCCCGAGGAAGCCGCGCTGTATGTCGGCGAAGACCGGAATGAGCTGCATATGCTGTTCCACTTCGAACTGATGGAGGTCGATTCCGGGCCGAGGGGCAAATGGGATGTGCGGCCATGGAAGCTGGCGGATATAAAGTCTATCTTCTCCAAATGGCAAACCGCGCTGCATGGCAAGGGCTGGAACAGCCTTTACCTGAACAATCATGACCAGCCGCGCATGCTGTCCCGTTTCGGAGATGATAAACACTACCCGAAAGAGTCGGCCAAAATGCTGGCTACGCTGCTGCACACACTTCAAGGCACCCCTTACATCTACCAGGGCGAAGAAATCGGCATGACCAACGTGAAATTTGACTCTATAAGCGAATATAAGGATATTGAAATCCTGAATATGTATAAGGAATACCGGGCCGCGGGGCATGCGGAGGAAGAAATTATGAACTCCATTTATATCAAAGGCCGCGACAATGGGCGTACCCCCATGCAGTGGAGCGCGGAACCGCAGGCCGGATTCACCACCGGCACACCTTGGCTGGCCGTGAATCCAAACTATACGGAGATTAACGTCGAGCAGGCCCTGGCTGACCCCGATTCTATTTTCCACTACTATAAAAAGCTGATTGAGCTGCGGAAAAGCCATGACATATTCGTGTACGGGGATTATGCGATCCTGGCCGAGGAGCATGAGCAGGTGTATGCCTATCTGCGCACACTTGGAGAAGAGCGGCTGCTTGTCATGCTGAACTTCTTCGGCCGGCCTGCCGCTTTTGAGCTTCCAGCATGTGTAGTCTTTCAGGACAAAACGCTGGTTATCGCTAATTACGGAGTACAGCCGGAGGAGGATATCCGTTCCCTGTCGCTGCGCCCGTATGAGGCCCGGGTGTATAGGCTGAGATAG
- a CDS encoding Gfo/Idh/MocA family protein, translated as MTLKIGIIGCGGIANGKHMPALQKVEGAVMVAFCDIVPERAEKAKAEFGNESAAVYNDYKELLKDASIDVIHVCTPNISHAEISIAAMEAGKHVMCEKPMAKTTAEAQAMIDASVRTGKKLTIGYQNRFRADSAYLHTVCENNGLGEIYYARAKAIRRRAVPTWGVFLDEEAQGGGPLIDIGTHALDLTLWMMDNYKPKYAVGNAYHKLSGRKNAANAWGPWDPEKFTVEDSAIGFITMENGATIVLEASWALNTLDVGEARTVLCGTEGGADMEKGLRINGEEYGKTYEKHIGLDAAGVDFYDGAGDDPAVAEAKQWIESIVNNTEPVVKPEQALVVTRILEAIYKSSETGMPVFFD; from the coding sequence ATGACGCTAAAGATAGGAATTATCGGCTGCGGCGGTATCGCCAACGGCAAACATATGCCGGCATTGCAAAAAGTGGAAGGTGCGGTGATGGTGGCATTCTGCGATATCGTGCCTGAACGTGCCGAAAAGGCAAAAGCAGAGTTTGGAAATGAAAGCGCTGCGGTCTATAACGATTATAAAGAGCTGCTTAAGGATGCAAGTATAGATGTGATTCATGTATGTACGCCGAACATTTCCCATGCGGAAATTTCGATCGCTGCTATGGAGGCCGGGAAGCATGTGATGTGCGAGAAGCCTATGGCCAAAACTACTGCGGAAGCCCAGGCGATGATTGACGCGTCCGTGCGGACAGGAAAGAAGCTGACTATTGGCTACCAGAACCGCTTCCGGGCGGATTCGGCTTACCTGCACACTGTATGCGAGAATAACGGGCTTGGAGAAATTTATTATGCCAGAGCCAAGGCTATCCGCCGCCGTGCGGTGCCAACCTGGGGTGTGTTCCTGGATGAGGAAGCGCAGGGCGGCGGGCCGCTGATCGATATTGGCACCCATGCCCTTGATCTTACCTTGTGGATGATGGACAATTACAAGCCTAAGTATGCTGTAGGCAATGCCTATCACAAGCTGTCCGGCCGCAAGAACGCCGCCAATGCGTGGGGACCGTGGGACCCGGAAAAATTCACGGTAGAGGACTCGGCGATCGGCTTCATTACGATGGAGAACGGAGCGACTATCGTTCTTGAGGCCAGCTGGGCGCTGAATACTCTCGATGTGGGCGAGGCCAGAACGGTGCTCTGCGGTACAGAAGGCGGAGCGGACATGGAGAAGGGCCTGCGCATCAACGGTGAAGAATACGGCAAAACCTATGAGAAGCATATTGGCCTGGATGCAGCCGGTGTGGATTTCTACGACGGTGCAGGAGACGACCCTGCGGTGGCTGAAGCGAAGCAGTGGATCGAGAGCATTGTAAATAACACCGAACCGGTCGTGAAGCCGGAGCAGGCGCTGGTGGTTACCCGCATTCTGGAAGCCATCTACAAATCGTCCGAAACGGGAATGCCGGTATTTTTTGACTAA
- a CDS encoding carbohydrate ABC transporter permease — protein sequence MAKRRAAFYLMTIPALLLFFAFHTFPALQGIYYAFTNWDGYSNSFDYVGFKNFINIFKDENVLNSYLFTFKYAIATTVLINIISLLIALGLNAKIKAKNFFRGVYFLPNILSVLIVGFIFNYLFSNVFPVWGEKLGSDFLSQNILGNSDWAWIGIVIVAVWQGIAYNTILYLAGLQTIPHDLYEASNLDGASRWREFWSITFPLLASFFTINMVLAMKGGLMVFDQIIALTGGGPGRSTQSIALLIYTGGFQGGEFAYQSANAVIYFIVIVVISALQLKFLQKREMDL from the coding sequence ATGGCCAAACGGCGAGCCGCTTTTTACCTGATGACTATACCCGCACTGCTGCTGTTCTTCGCCTTTCATACGTTTCCGGCGCTGCAGGGCATTTATTATGCGTTCACGAACTGGGATGGCTACAGCAACAGCTTTGATTATGTGGGGTTCAAGAATTTCATTAATATTTTCAAAGACGAGAATGTGCTGAACTCTTATCTTTTCACCTTTAAATACGCCATCGCTACAACTGTTCTCATCAATATCATCAGCCTGCTGATCGCATTGGGACTGAATGCCAAGATAAAAGCCAAAAACTTTTTCCGCGGCGTATATTTCCTGCCCAATATCCTCAGCGTGCTGATTGTCGGCTTTATCTTCAACTACCTGTTCTCCAATGTATTTCCGGTGTGGGGCGAAAAGCTGGGAAGTGATTTTCTCTCGCAGAACATCCTCGGCAACTCCGATTGGGCCTGGATCGGGATCGTCATTGTTGCGGTCTGGCAGGGCATCGCTTATAACACCATTCTGTATCTGGCCGGCTTGCAGACGATTCCCCACGATCTTTATGAAGCTTCCAATCTGGACGGCGCCAGCCGCTGGCGGGAATTCTGGAGCATTACCTTTCCGCTGCTTGCCTCCTTTTTCACGATCAATATGGTGCTGGCGATGAAAGGCGGCCTGATGGTTTTCGACCAGATCATCGCCCTGACAGGCGGGGGTCCCGGCCGTTCTACGCAATCCATCGCCCTATTGATATACACCGGCGGCTTCCAGGGCGGAGAATTCGCATACCAGTCGGCGAACGCCGTGATTTATTTTATCGTCATCGTCGTCATCTCCGCCCTTCAGCTTAAATTCCTGCAGAAACGGGAGATGGACCTATGA
- a CDS encoding sugar phosphate isomerase/epimerase family protein, whose product MKLGVFDPVFGSLSLDEMLDKIAAAGLNAVEIGSGGNPGNPHCPTDELLASEAARKAYLEKFTKRGIMISAFSCHNNPISPDQEEARQGDEILRKSIKLASLMGVAVVNTFSGTAGDSDEAKAPNWPVTPWPTVYSDILTWQWEHKLIPYWKEIAQLAEEHGVKIGIELHGGFLCHTPYTILKLREATGPAIGANLDPSHLWWQGIDPVGAIKILGKAGAIHHFHAKDTYLDQDNINMYGLTDMQPYGDVQTRAWTFRSVGCGHSLSEWSNIMSALRTYGYDYVVSIEHEDPLMSVDEGFYRAVTNLQSILIREQPLDMWWA is encoded by the coding sequence ATGAAATTAGGAGTATTTGATCCCGTATTTGGAAGTCTGAGCCTGGATGAGATGCTGGATAAAATCGCAGCCGCCGGCCTGAACGCCGTCGAAATCGGCTCGGGCGGAAATCCCGGCAACCCCCATTGTCCTACGGATGAGCTGCTGGCGAGCGAAGCGGCCCGTAAGGCGTATTTGGAAAAGTTCACGAAACGCGGCATTATGATCAGCGCCTTCAGCTGCCATAACAACCCGATTTCGCCGGATCAGGAGGAAGCGCGCCAGGGCGATGAGATCCTGCGCAAGTCGATCAAGCTTGCTTCACTGATGGGCGTTGCCGTGGTCAACACCTTCTCGGGCACCGCCGGAGACAGCGATGAGGCCAAAGCACCGAACTGGCCCGTTACGCCTTGGCCTACAGTATACAGCGATATTTTAACCTGGCAGTGGGAGCACAAGCTGATTCCTTACTGGAAAGAAATCGCCCAGCTCGCAGAAGAGCATGGGGTGAAGATTGGCATCGAGCTGCATGGCGGCTTCCTGTGCCATACCCCGTATACGATTCTCAAGCTGAGAGAAGCAACCGGTCCGGCGATTGGCGCGAATCTGGACCCGAGCCATCTGTGGTGGCAGGGCATTGATCCTGTAGGTGCGATCAAGATTCTGGGCAAAGCCGGCGCGATCCACCATTTTCATGCCAAAGACACATACCTGGATCAGGACAACATCAACATGTACGGTCTGACAGACATGCAGCCCTATGGCGATGTGCAGACCCGGGCGTGGACCTTCCGCTCCGTCGGCTGCGGGCACAGCCTGTCCGAATGGTCGAACATTATGAGTGCGCTGCGTACTTACGGCTATGATTACGTAGTTAGTATTGAGCACGAAGATCCGCTCATGTCCGTGGACGAAGGCTTCTACCGCGCAGTGACCAACCTGCAGTCAATCCTGATCCGTGAGCAGCCGCTGGATATGTGGTGGGCGTAA
- a CDS encoding LacI family DNA-binding transcriptional regulator: MNPTIKDVAQKANVSIATVSRVLNNLTGYSDKTKQKVNQAIKELGYQPNAIARGLINKRTQTIGVMFPKVSSAFSSDLLHGIDEFAHDSNYSVVVCNTDNDGKRTMKYLQLLREKQVDGIIFSSEVLSKEYYEVLESMKIPVVLVSSQTDFAKVPYVKVDDYQAVYDAIQFLISKGHRKIAMISGTKGDPIAGTPRVQGYRKALEANGIAFDSSRLVYGDFSFESGSRAMEALLRKAGEVTAVFAASDEMAIGALSSALKHGLNVPEDISIMGYDDLKPAQMVTPPLTTVRQPLYEMGKIASEKLIGMIETGEIAANRIMAHSIVERQTVRTLA, encoded by the coding sequence ATGAATCCTACGATCAAAGATGTCGCCCAGAAAGCAAATGTATCCATTGCCACCGTGTCCCGTGTACTGAATAACCTGACGGGCTACTCGGACAAAACGAAGCAGAAGGTGAATCAGGCGATCAAAGAGCTTGGGTATCAGCCCAATGCTATCGCCCGCGGTCTCATCAACAAGCGGACACAGACTATCGGTGTGATGTTTCCCAAAGTTTCCAGCGCCTTCTCTTCCGATCTGCTTCACGGGATTGACGAATTCGCCCATGACAGCAATTACAGTGTAGTCGTCTGCAACACAGATAATGACGGCAAGCGGACAATGAAGTATTTGCAGCTGCTGCGCGAAAAACAGGTAGACGGCATTATTTTTTCCAGTGAGGTGCTGAGCAAAGAGTACTATGAGGTGCTGGAGAGCATGAAGATACCGGTTGTTCTTGTCTCCTCGCAGACGGATTTTGCCAAGGTGCCCTATGTGAAGGTTGATGATTACCAGGCGGTCTATGACGCGATCCAATTTCTGATCTCCAAAGGCCACCGTAAAATCGCCATGATCAGCGGAACCAAAGGCGATCCCATCGCCGGGACTCCCAGAGTACAGGGCTACCGCAAAGCGCTGGAAGCGAACGGAATTGCTTTTGACAGCAGCCGTCTTGTGTATGGAGACTTTTCATTCGAGAGCGGCAGCAGGGCAATGGAAGCCTTATTGCGCAAAGCGGGAGAGGTTACCGCCGTCTTTGCAGCCAGTGATGAGATGGCCATTGGTGCACTCTCCTCAGCCCTGAAACACGGTCTGAACGTTCCCGAGGATATCTCGATCATGGGATATGATGATCTCAAACCGGCTCAGATGGTTACGCCTCCGCTAACAACGGTCCGGCAGCCGCTGTACGAAATGGGAAAGATCGCCTCCGAGAAGCTGATCGGAATGATTGAAACCGGGGAAATTGCCGCAAACAGGATCATGGCACATTCGATTGTGGAAAGACAAACGGTGAGAACACTTGCCTAA
- a CDS encoding AraC family transcriptional regulator, which translates to MSIYLELPDVDKHFPFRSLICGGDELCYPHWHKEIEIIYVTKGRLNLGINDTPIRMEQGEVQFINGGDVHYFLASPESERVVIQFDLNLFQEVAALGSSGYSLRDLFTEMEHSSPSWPEAATAKVISLIESIYEEDTQRREGYAYLIKARMFELLTVILREIPKNRTQRQPKFSEDTLTQSRETMERLERIFAYVELHYQKSISLNEVARYMGFSPYYFTKLFKRNTGMTFVAFLNEYRLNKAKWILLNEDLPMSAVAEAAGFGSVKTFHHFFKEATGISPLKYHKTIFRNNTARMQEESAGADLYDRDIKTSGG; encoded by the coding sequence ATGAGCATATATCTGGAGCTTCCAGATGTGGATAAGCATTTTCCCTTCCGCAGTCTGATTTGTGGAGGGGATGAGCTGTGTTATCCGCATTGGCATAAGGAAATTGAAATTATATACGTTACTAAGGGAAGACTAAATCTGGGAATAAATGATACCCCGATCCGTATGGAGCAGGGGGAAGTCCAGTTTATCAACGGCGGGGATGTGCATTATTTTCTTGCATCGCCTGAAAGTGAGCGGGTGGTGATCCAGTTCGACCTGAATCTGTTCCAGGAGGTTGCCGCCCTGGGAAGCAGCGGCTATTCGCTGCGGGACCTGTTTACCGAGATGGAGCATTCCAGCCCTTCATGGCCTGAGGCAGCTACCGCCAAAGTAATATCGCTGATCGAGAGCATCTATGAGGAAGATACCCAGCGCCGGGAAGGGTATGCCTATCTGATCAAAGCGAGAATGTTCGAGCTGCTGACGGTTATTTTACGGGAAATTCCTAAGAATAGAACGCAGCGGCAGCCTAAGTTCTCGGAGGATACGCTGACCCAGTCCAGAGAAACCATGGAGCGCCTGGAGCGGATTTTTGCCTATGTGGAGCTGCATTACCAGAAGTCGATTTCACTGAACGAGGTGGCCCGCTATATGGGCTTCAGCCCCTATTACTTCACCAAGCTGTTCAAGCGGAATACTGGGATGACCTTTGTTGCTTTTTTGAATGAATACCGCCTCAACAAAGCGAAGTGGATTCTGTTAAACGAGGACCTGCCGATGTCCGCTGTGGCGGAAGCTGCGGGGTTTGGCAGCGTGAAGACCTTTCACCATTTTTTCAAGGAGGCCACGGGGATTTCCCCGCTGAAGTACCATAAGACAATATTCAGGAATAATACAGCAAGAATGCAGGAAGAAAGCGCCGGGGCAGATTTGTATGATAGAGATATCAAAACCAGTGGAGGTTAG
- a CDS encoding ThuA domain-containing protein, translating into MTRVTVWNEYRHERQEERIREVYPQGIHAQLASFLSEAGLDTATATLDEPEHGLTEEVLNNTDVLVWWGHVAHQEVSDEIVNRVHQRVLQGMGLVVLHSGHMSKIFMKLMGTSCDLKWREAGEKERLWVMDPSHPIAEGIGEYIDLEQEEMYGAHFDVPAPESLIFVGWFEGGNVFPSGSTYRRGSGKIFYFQPGHESYPTYYNKEIQQVIINGVNWCAPAKRDYPVYGHSEALEPIREKVGV; encoded by the coding sequence GTGACCAGAGTAACCGTATGGAATGAATATCGTCATGAACGTCAGGAAGAGCGAATCCGTGAGGTGTACCCGCAGGGCATTCATGCCCAGCTGGCATCCTTCCTCAGCGAAGCCGGACTGGATACAGCGACAGCAACGCTGGATGAGCCGGAGCACGGATTAACGGAGGAAGTGCTGAATAACACGGATGTGCTGGTATGGTGGGGACACGTCGCCCATCAGGAAGTGAGCGATGAGATCGTGAACCGGGTTCATCAGCGCGTGCTGCAGGGAATGGGGCTGGTGGTGCTGCATTCAGGGCATATGTCCAAAATCTTCATGAAACTGATGGGCACAAGCTGTGACCTGAAATGGCGCGAAGCCGGGGAAAAAGAGCGCCTCTGGGTCATGGACCCGAGCCATCCGATTGCCGAAGGCATTGGCGAGTATATTGACCTTGAGCAGGAAGAGATGTACGGGGCACATTTTGATGTTCCGGCACCGGAGTCACTGATTTTTGTCGGCTGGTTCGAAGGCGGCAATGTATTCCCGAGCGGATCGACGTACCGGCGCGGCAGCGGGAAGATTTTTTATTTTCAGCCGGGACATGAGTCCTACCCGACCTATTACAATAAAGAGATTCAACAGGTGATTATCAACGGCGTGAACTGGTGTGCGCCGGCTAAGCGTGATTACCCTGTGTATGGACACTCCGAGGCGCTGGAGCCAATTAGAGAAAAGGTGGGAGTATAG
- a CDS encoding GNAT family N-acetyltransferase, whose translation MNHEITIKRLEELQPEIIQQLNTLIIDVVADGASIGFLSPLAAEEAEAYWRGVLAPGVLLWVAQEGDSIVGTVQLHPESKPNSPHRAEIAKLMVHPEHRRKGIARMLMETAEQAAVAGGRTLLVLDTREGDPSNLLYQSRGFVEVGKIPDYVINSDGEMSATVIYYKHQ comes from the coding sequence ATGAACCATGAAATTACCATTAAGCGGCTTGAGGAATTACAACCGGAGATTATACAGCAGTTGAACACGCTGATCATAGATGTTGTTGCGGACGGTGCCTCCATCGGCTTCCTGTCTCCGCTTGCAGCAGAGGAAGCGGAAGCCTATTGGCGGGGAGTACTGGCCCCTGGCGTCCTGCTCTGGGTGGCTCAGGAGGGAGACAGTATTGTTGGCACGGTGCAGCTGCACCCGGAATCCAAGCCGAACTCCCCGCACCGGGCGGAAATCGCCAAGCTGATGGTGCATCCGGAGCACCGCCGCAAAGGCATTGCCCGCATGCTCATGGAGACTGCGGAGCAGGCAGCGGTGGCGGGTGGCCGGACACTGCTCGTGCTGGATACACGTGAGGGCGATCCCTCCAATCTGCTCTATCAGTCACGCGGATTTGTGGAAGTGGGCAAAATCCCGGACTATGTAATCAATAGCGATGGGGAAATGTCCGCAACGGTGATTTATTACAAGCACCAGTAA
- a CDS encoding ABC transporter substrate-binding protein, producing the protein MKKTMKPVTVSLLAMSLLSACGNNSGSNAATDDGGNAASGEKVKIEFFQNKTEAKATFDKLVAQFNAANPDIVVSQINPPDAETVLKTRAAKQDLPDVIGLGATDTYKTLSASGLFEDFTGDPLVSSIQPAYVKMLNDLTGSSELNGIPFSANASGVIYNKAMFKEADVAVPTTWDEFIAAAQKFKDSGKYAFYLTLKDSWTSLTPFNSLEPSILGTDFFKKRTEGSVTFSDSFREIAEKQLKLTEFAQKDIFGKGYNDGNTAFAKGESAMYLQGVWAIPEIMKANPSLELGVFPFPATNDPAKNKVISGVDTLLTISKDSKHKEEAKKFVEFLLQPENVTAYITEQKAFPAVKGVTQNDPSTDGFKEAFTSGNLADFADHYIPGAMKVDTIIQSFLNKKDIDAYLKQLDTEWDKVANRK; encoded by the coding sequence ATGAAAAAAACAATGAAACCCGTAACAGTAAGCCTGCTGGCTATGTCACTGCTCAGCGCCTGCGGCAATAATAGCGGGAGCAACGCTGCTACCGATGATGGAGGGAACGCCGCTTCCGGTGAGAAGGTCAAGATTGAGTTCTTCCAGAACAAGACGGAAGCCAAAGCCACCTTCGACAAGCTGGTCGCCCAATTCAACGCCGCGAACCCGGACATCGTTGTCTCGCAGATCAACCCGCCGGATGCCGAAACGGTGCTGAAGACCCGCGCCGCTAAACAGGATCTTCCCGATGTGATCGGCCTTGGTGCCACCGACACTTACAAGACCCTCTCCGCCAGCGGATTGTTCGAGGACTTCACCGGTGATCCGCTGGTTTCCTCTATCCAGCCCGCCTATGTCAAAATGCTGAATGACCTGACGGGTTCAAGCGAACTGAACGGCATTCCGTTCTCTGCCAATGCCAGCGGTGTCATCTATAACAAAGCAATGTTCAAGGAAGCCGACGTAGCCGTGCCAACAACCTGGGATGAATTCATCGCTGCAGCCCAGAAGTTCAAAGACAGCGGCAAGTATGCCTTCTACCTGACGCTGAAGGATTCCTGGACCTCACTCACCCCCTTCAACTCTCTGGAGCCAAGCATTCTTGGCACTGATTTCTTCAAGAAGCGCACCGAAGGCAGCGTGACCTTCAGTGACAGCTTCCGGGAAATCGCCGAGAAGCAGCTGAAGCTGACTGAATTTGCCCAGAAGGACATTTTCGGCAAGGGCTACAATGACGGCAATACGGCATTCGCCAAGGGTGAATCCGCGATGTATCTGCAGGGTGTATGGGCGATCCCCGAAATCATGAAGGCCAATCCATCTCTTGAGCTGGGCGTGTTCCCTTTCCCGGCCACCAATGATCCCGCAAAAAACAAGGTCATTTCCGGCGTGGATACCCTGCTGACGATCTCCAAGGACAGCAAGCATAAAGAAGAAGCGAAGAAATTCGTCGAATTCCTCCTTCAGCCGGAGAACGTAACGGCCTACATCACCGAGCAAAAAGCATTCCCGGCGGTGAAAGGCGTAACTCAGAATGACCCTTCCACGGACGGCTTCAAGGAAGCATTCACCTCCGGCAACCTGGCCGATTTTGCCGACCATTACATCCCTGGGGCGATGAAGGTCGATACGATTATTCAAAGCTTCCTGAACAAAAAAGACATCGACGCCTACCTGAAGCAGCTCGATACAGAATGGGATAAGGTAGCTAACCGGAAATAG
- a CDS encoding carbohydrate ABC transporter permease, with translation MIKKTTNWPVTVIIALCSLLILFPLYMTIAIALKNPEEMARSIFSLPTGLHFENFANAIKATNFFNALGNSATITVTAVIFILLTNSMVAYAIARNMNKRFFKTLYFYFISAMFIPFQIIMLPVVKVTTDLHMNNIPGLIILYIVYGLAFNVFVYVGYIRSIPYELEEAATVDGASTWGTFWRIIFPLLAPVNATIGILSCLSTWNDFMLPLILLGNQDSYTLPLVQYVFQGQFSTDFNLAFASYLLALSPMLIIYLFAQKWIIGGLTQGSIK, from the coding sequence ATGATCAAAAAAACAACGAATTGGCCGGTTACGGTAATTATCGCGCTGTGCTCCCTGCTCATCCTCTTTCCGCTGTACATGACGATCGCCATAGCACTCAAAAACCCCGAGGAAATGGCCCGCTCCATTTTCTCTCTGCCCACCGGACTGCATTTCGAAAATTTCGCGAACGCCATCAAGGCGACGAATTTCTTCAATGCCCTGGGCAACAGTGCCACAATTACTGTGACAGCGGTTATATTTATTCTGCTCACGAATTCTATGGTCGCCTACGCCATTGCCCGGAATATGAACAAGCGTTTCTTCAAAACGCTCTACTTCTATTTCATCAGCGCCATGTTCATTCCGTTCCAGATCATTATGCTGCCGGTGGTCAAAGTCACTACCGACCTGCATATGAACAATATTCCCGGGCTGATTATTTTGTATATCGTATATGGCCTTGCTTTTAATGTCTTTGTGTATGTCGGTTATATCCGCTCCATTCCGTATGAGCTGGAGGAAGCGGCGACAGTGGACGGGGCCTCGACCTGGGGCACCTTCTGGCGGATTATTTTCCCGCTGCTGGCTCCTGTCAATGCGACCATCGGCATCTTGTCCTGCCTGTCCACCTGGAATGACTTCATGCTGCCGCTGATTCTCTTAGGCAACCAGGATTCCTATACGCTGCCGCTTGTGCAGTACGTCTTCCAGGGCCAATTCAGCACCGATTTCAACCTGGCTTTCGCCTCGTATCTGCTGGCTTTGTCCCCGATGCTGATTATTTATTTGTTCGCACAGAAATGGATTATCGGCGGCCTTACCCAAGGCTCCATTAAGTAA